GCGGTGCGGGCTCCGCGCCGGGAGCGGGCGCGACGGTGCCCGGCTCTTCCGCCGCCGGCGCGGCCGTGTCCGGTGCGCCGGGCGGCGCTCAGGCGGGCGGCACGGGCGGAGCCTCCCCGCCCGGCGCGGCGACCGTGCCGTCAGCGGGTGCGATCAGCACCGATGTCGCGTGGACGCAGCTGATGATCGCGCTCGACGAGCGCATGCTGGCCGCGCTGCGGCTGGCTCCGCAGCGGTCCGGCGACGCCGCACTGGGCACGTTCGCCGCAGAGGTGGCGCGCCAGCACGACACCGAGGTCGCCGAGCTGCGCAAGGCGCTGGCCAAGACCGGCGCGCCGGAGACCAACCCGCACGAAGGCCACGACATGCCCGGCATGATCACGCAGGAGAACCTCGCGCTGCTGGCCGCGAAGTCCGGCGCGGAGTTCGACACGATGCTGGCCGAGAGCCTGCGTGTGCACTTCGAGCAGTGCCGCATGCTGGCCGGCTCCGAACAGTCCGCCGGCTCCGACCCCGCCGTCAAAGCCCTGGCCGCCACCGTCGAGTCCACCCGCATCGCAGCCCTGCTCCGCCTGGCCGCCCTCGCCCCCTGACCTCCCGCTCGGCGCTCCCAGCCCGCCCCGGCCACGCGCGGTTCCGGCATGATCGCGACTTCGTGTCACAACCTGCGGTCCCACCACACATTTCGACACGAGAACCCGATCATCACCATCCCGCCCACCCAAGATCGCGTCGATCTTGCACTTGGCGAGGGTAGTTTGGGCCGATTTAGGCGTGTCGCACCCACAGTTCGCGCAAGATCGGCGCGGCAGGGGGGTGGCGCGGCGGGGGTGGCGCGGGGTGGGGTGGGGTGGGGTGGGGTGGGCTACGTGGATTGGCGGCGGATCAGGCGGGGGTGGAAGATGACGGAGCGGGGTTTGGCGTCGGATTTGCCGATGCGGGCGAGCAGGAGGCGGGCCATCTCGGCGGCCATCTCCTCCAGCGGCTGGTGGATCGTGGTGAGCTGTGGGCGGCACTGGAGTGCGGCGATGCTGTCGTCGAAGCCGACCACCGCGACGTCGTCGGGCACCTTCTTGCCGAGGTCGCGCAGGGCCTGCAGGGCGCCCTCGGCCATCAGATCGTTCGCGACGAACAGGGCGTCGATCTCGGGGTGCGCCGCGAACAGCTCCCGGGCGGCGTTCTCGCCGCTGGCACGGGTGAAGTTGCCCGCCGCCGACGGCACGTAGGCGTGCCCGTGCACGGCGAGCGCCGCCCGGAACCCGGCCAGCCGGTCCTGGCTGGACGGCATGTCCAGCGGGCCTGAGATGGTGGCCAGGTGGTGGCGGCCGACGGCGAGCAGGTGCTCGGCGGCGAGCTTCGCGCCGACCTGCTGCTCGACGTCGACGTAGCTCATCGGCAGCGGCTTGGCGGGGCGGGCCGACAGCACCGCCGGGATGCCCAGGTCGCAGAGCATCTGCGGGAGCGGGTCGGCGGCGCTGCTGGAGATGAGCAGGACCCCGTCGACGTGGCCCTGCCGCAGGTAGCGCAGCACGTGGTGATGGGCCGGCGACTCGGCGGGCATGATCACCAGGTGGATGCCCTCGGGGCGGAGCACCTCCAGCGCCCCGGCGGTGATGCGGCCGAGGAACGGGTCGGTGAAGATCCGGTTCAGGAAGGGCTCGTCGGACTCGTTGCGGTCGTCCGGCTCGGACACGACCAGCGCCACGGAGTCGGTGCGCCGGGTGACCAGGGAACGCGCGGCGAGGTTGGGCACGTAACCCGTGGCGTCGATGGCGCGCTGAACCAGTTCACGCAGCTCGGGGTCGACGGTGGACACCCCGTTGATGACGCGCGAGACGGTCGACCGGGACACCCCTGCCCATTCCGCGACCTGTTCCAGCGTCGGGGACC
The Catellatospora sp. IY07-71 DNA segment above includes these coding regions:
- a CDS encoding DUF305 domain-containing protein, translating into MRFRVYACVTVLLVAGCGAGSAPGAGATVPGSSAAGAAVSGAPGGAQAGGTGGASPPGAATVPSAGAISTDVAWTQLMIALDERMLAALRLAPQRSGDAALGTFAAEVARQHDTEVAELRKALAKTGAPETNPHEGHDMPGMITQENLALLAAKSGAEFDTMLAESLRVHFEQCRMLAGSEQSAGSDPAVKALAATVESTRIAALLRLAALAP
- a CDS encoding LacI family DNA-binding transcriptional regulator; translation: MTSTRPHDGQRSPTLEQVAEWAGVSRSTVSRVINGVSTVDPELRELVQRAIDATGYVPNLAARSLVTRRTDSVALVVSEPDDRNESDEPFLNRIFTDPFLGRITAGALEVLRPEGIHLVIMPAESPAHHHVLRYLRQGHVDGVLLISSSAADPLPQMLCDLGIPAVLSARPAKPLPMSYVDVEQQVGAKLAAEHLLAVGRHHLATISGPLDMPSSQDRLAGFRAALAVHGHAYVPSAAGNFTRASGENAARELFAAHPEIDALFVANDLMAEGALQALRDLGKKVPDDVAVVGFDDSIAALQCRPQLTTIHQPLEEMAAEMARLLLARIGKSDAKPRSVIFHPRLIRRQST